Below is a window of Sus scrofa isolate TJ Tabasco breed Duroc chromosome 10, Sscrofa11.1, whole genome shotgun sequence DNA.
CTGCACCCCCTGGAGGTTGGGGGTCCTTGtgtctctccctttcttcagATCACtgtgttgctctcattccccatTATTCCTCCCACTCTCCTATGTAGAAGGTACTAGAAATTAAATACACAGACACAGAGTGCAAcatcacttttattttacttcagcAGATTATTCAATTTTTTGGctgctaagttaaaaaaaatgtaagtacaCATGGGTTCTAGTGATAAGTTCTCTAAAACAGTGGGGGAGATAACTATGTAGGCACAGGCGATGCTCCATCTGCAGAGGAGCAGGGGCGTGGCTGAGCTTAGGCTGTCCAATCTCCAAGGTAATGAAGTCTTGAGCTGGATCTCAAATCCTCCTTTTTCAGAGGAAATGGTGGCCCCAAGGCTCCTGCACTTGGTGAGGTCACCGTTTATGGCCCTGTTAGATCCAAAACCCAGGTGTCCTCATTCCTCACCCACTGCTTCTAGCCCAAAGCCCTCCATAGCCCTTCTAGCACTCTCTCAGGGGAATGGGGACCCAAGAATATTTACCAGAGCCCAGAATGGGTCTACATGTTTGTGAGTTCTTTCTGAGACCTCCTCTACCTAGGGGAATTAGagggattgttttgttttgttttgttttaattcatccTGTAATAGACTAAGTCAGTCTATTTTCCCAGTTCTCCTGGCCGGGTGTGTTGTCCCCTACTCAGCTAAGAATTTGCTGGAGAACAGAAGCTCCTAGCTGACAAGCTGTCCATGCTCAGCTACATCCTTTACCAATAGGCTGGGCTTTCCTTCTACAGCTCAGGAATCCAGCTGCATTAGTTACTCATGTAAGTGCTTAGGGTGGGTGATGGACAGGAGGACAAGAAATGGAAGAACACACGAGGAAGGTGAAAGAAGGGCACTCAGTCGGGGCAGGAGTAACTTGTTAAGTAGAAAATGAAGACCTACGTTAAGGCCTGCTTTGGTGCATGCGTCTAGCCAGAGGCTTCCATGGCTGCATGCTGTGCCTACGGCTCCAGCTTCCTTGGCACGGGCGCCCCATCCCAGGCACAGCTGCACTTCTTCACCCTCATGTTGGGCAGGCTGACCACCTGGGGCCTGGGCTTGCCGCCCTCCTGGATGCTGACGATCACGGGCAACGAGGTTGTCTCCGAGGCGATGCACTGGCGAGGCCCCAGAAATGGCCACCTGAAGGCCAGGGGCTCGGGGGGTTGCTGGCAGGTGCCCACACACTCATAGGCCAGGAAGCCCGGGGGCTCCAGGACCCAGTTCTCAGCCCATTTCATCCCCTGCAGATCAATGTACATCTCCTGGCGGCAGCAGCGGGTGCCCTCGGTCACTGGCACCTTCGGGTCACAATTTCCCTGAGCTCTGTGGGAGGCAAGGAGGGCCAGAGTCAGAGGTCGGCTGggagggcagaggtcagggagCCCAGGGTGGGGCTCAGTGGGGCATCTGGAGGGAGACTGATGACccatctctatttatttatttatttatttatttatttttagggccgcacctgaggcatatggaagttcccaggctaggggtcaaatcggggctgcagctgccggcctacaccacaggcacagcagcaccagatccaaaccacttttgcaacctacactgcagctcacagcaatgctggatccttgaacccactaagcagggccagggatcaaaccagggtcctcatagatattagtcaggtttgttatcgctgagcctcagtgggaactccatctctcattatgcttaaaaaaaataataaatatttgtgataagtagtgaatgaataaacatagcCAAAACATAAATCATCAGTCAGTTACTGTTTATTAAAGGTctcctggagctcccattgtggcttagcggaaataaatctgactagcatccatgaggacatagtttcaatccctggccttgtcgagtgggttaaaggatctggcacttacTGTGGCTGAAGATGCAGCATggagctgatgttgctgtggatgtggctgtggtgtaggctgacagctgattcaacccctagcctgggaacgtccatatggcactaaaaagacaaataaataaataaataaataagagtctCCTGTTATGCTAGATCCTGAACTAGGTACTTTATTTCAGAAGGTACCTGCATTTCATCCTCAGATGAACTTTGAGGAAGTTCTAGCATTATCACCATTACATATGAGGAGACAGAGACCCAAAGGTCTTAACTGACACACCAGAGGCCCTGCAGCCAGTAGAAGGCAAAGCCAAACCGACCCAGGCTGTATGATCCCAAAGGCCtatcattaaccactgtgctacacaGCCCATCCACCCCCCAATAAGCTAATTTGTCTCCCCTACCCCTGCCCCTGACAAAGGAACTCACAAATACCAGAGGAAAGCTACTCAGCCTTAGTAACCGATAATGCTAATATTTGTCAAAGAATTAGGGAAAGGTGGAGAGTGAAAATAGATGATTACACTAATGTATATGTATCAAGGATGTCTTAAAACCCGTTAAAAAATATCtagatattttcaataaaatgtctgaaaaataaacatttctaccATTAGAAATTCCGACATAGAGTGGAGGATCAGTTCCATTCTGTCGCTGTCTGCACCTCTCCCCCACTGGTACCAGTCAACGTGGGCCTGGCCCACCTAGGCTCCTCGGGTCCCGCTCCGACACCTACCCATAGTCCCTGAGGTCCAGGGTGTGCAGCTCCAGCTGCGGCTCCCCCTGCCCGCCGCCCGACGGCCCCTGCGAGGCGAAGCGGACCAGCCTGTGGGCGTCCGAGCCCCGCGGGCCCGGGGGCTCCCGCTGCACAGACACCTGCAGCAGCAGCGGCTGCCGGGGCCGGCGCAGCTGCTGCCAGAAGGTCACCGCCTCCGTCACGTCCAGGGCCTGCCAGCCGCTCTCGTGGATGGACACCAGCCTGCGACACCACAGCGAGACAGGCCCGCGCTGAGCGGTGGGGACCGCGACGGCTCGGGGCAGCCCCGGGAGCCCCTCTCCCACCCGCCCCGGGGCCGGGACCCTgccgcccctccctctccccgctccctgcctcccgcccccggccaggccccctcctcttccctcctaaacgcaccccagcccccagctccccaccTGGAGTCGATGAGGGAGGTGCGGTTGGAGCCGTCCTCGCGGATGTGCAGCCACTGGACGGTGACCCGGGCGCGGTCGCTGCGCGGGAAGAGCCGCTCGTGCCGGCGGAGCGCGGCCTTGGGGACCGGCTCCTGGAAGAGGCGCAGCACCGCCTGCACCAGCTCGCTGTGGGGCGGCAGCCGCTGCTCCATGTCGAACACCAGCAGGTGCGTGGAGGCCTCGGACAGCAGGAACCTGCCAACCACCTCTGCGGACACGAGTGGGGGTCAGCGGGGCCCCTCTGGCCACCAGGGGAGCTCTGAGGATGGCAGCGCAATTGAGGGGGTGGCCACGCGGGGAGGGACCAGCCCCTGTTCTGTCTCCCTGGTCCAAGCCCATTTACCTGAAAATCCCCCTTGGGTCTGGGTCTAGTTTGTAACAATCTCAGCgggaagggggcagggctgaCAGGGCTGCCGCAGCTGAGATGCTGAAAATGAGCATCCTCACCTGGGGGCACCTGGCCTTGGGTCTAGCTCTGGGCCCTGAGGAGGTGAGTCCAGGCCCAGGGAGGTAAGAGGCTGAACAGGATTCAGGATAGCTGCATCCCTGACAGCTGAATAGCTCGGTATTACACTTTAGCACAGTCCttacacctttaaaaaaaattatcaatgtatagttgatttacaacgctgTGTTAATtactgctatacagcaaagtgattcagttatgcaaaTATACATTGTTATAAATTTTTtctgtctgtttagggccacacccgtggcatttgcaggtttccaggctagtggtcaaatcaggctgccagcctacaccacagccacagcaacaccagatccttaaccccctgagtgagccagggattaaacctgcgtcctcatggatgctagtcagatttgtttctgctgagccatgacaggaactccaaatatacattctttttcatatgtttttccatcatggtttatcacaggatattgaacatagttccctgt
It encodes the following:
- the LEFTY2 gene encoding left-right determination factor 2 precursor (The RefSeq protein has 2 substitutions, 1 frameshift compared to this genomic sequence), yielding MRALWLCWALWALPLAGPGAALTEQQILGSLLQQLHLSEVPALDKADVDGLVIPAHVRAQYVALLQRSHGARSRGKRFSQNFREVVGRFLLSEASTHLLVFDMEQRLPPHSELVQAVLRLFQEPVPKAALRRHERLFPRSDRARVTVQWLHIREDGSNRTSLIDSRLVSIHESGWQALDVTEAVTFWQQLRRPRQPLLLQVSVQREPPGPRGSDAHRLVRFASQGPSGGGQGEPQLELHTLDLRDYGAQGNCDPKAPVTEGTRCCRQEMYIDLQGMKWAENWVLEPPGFLAYECVGTCQQPPEPLAFRWPFLGPRQCIASETTSLPVIVSIQEGGKPRPQVVSLPNMRVKRCSCAWDGAPVPRKLEP